A DNA window from Anastrepha ludens isolate Willacy chromosome 6, idAnaLude1.1, whole genome shotgun sequence contains the following coding sequences:
- the LOC128866641 gene encoding dynein axonemal light chain 4, which translates to MADEGANPEKESEKKIVHTYPLVKHSDMNEEMRTEAIEMSITACEKYSSNYEQAARVIKETMDKKFGIYWHVVVGEGFGFEVSYETKNILYLFFGGNLAILLWKCS; encoded by the exons ATGGCTGATGAGGGAGCAAATCCGGAAAAAGAGTCGGAAAAGAAAATCGTACACACGTATCCGCTTGTCAag CATTCTGATATGAACGAGGAAATGCGCACCGAAGCAATCGAAATGAGCATTACCGCTTGTGAAAAATACTCGAGCAACTACGAG CAAGCAGCACGAGTCATCAAGGAAACCATGGATAAAAAATTCGGCATCTATTGGCATGTCGTTGTTGGTGAAGGTTTTGGCTTTGAGGTATCCTACGAAACGAAGAATATTTTGTATCTCTTCTTCGGTGGAAATCTAGCCATTCTACTATGGAAATGTTCATAG
- the LOC128868431 gene encoding uncharacterized protein LOC128868431 isoform X1, giving the protein MPKKKKCRVRNCKNDARFFAFPKNPVMVKIWRENLGIQPGQNLPEQNSFVCIQHFEEYAVGSKLLKRGAIPTLKLGYDGPPPHSFQLERKGGGRYCCIKNCPGDENPTLFAFRRYDDSWYKACNITRTNHALYICGRHFDKSFITKNRLRPEAFPTLNLFPQPTSTPPSKPNENMDIKRNCCIENCVTDGSLALFSFPKMKDVRMRWMKTCGITPSENSELYICARHFHSSFLTNNNKTLGPGAVPSLKLDSQPTGRLPTLQNSMPSRTKLPLEFEQHYFLESKRQRRGSQDTDVASFISEHEELIYNIQKSGKSLDAASVECDDEQITRDINDTVVASDAPKINSPICSNHASLSNNLELSKMQISYKNDQEHFEKRLAELEARIEFQSHKCNHEHFEKRIAELEAQIKFQSQITQKCDHEHFEKKITALEARLEFQLKHPQRGDDEYFEKKISDLTSQIVSLKSKYHSLVHRAIIPTDASEDAITFAKMIVDPAKKCYDEKEKYLAQNLTYISSKSYDYMREDLGFNMPHKSILQRWRPNASSIISGIDDDASETLKTIVSRMSESERLCQIMFDEIDIVKAESPSSKKTYGSKASKHSKCCFFMVKGLFSDWKYMLPYYIGKKGFSAFSLLRSLNQNLDFAKSVGLKVKAIVCAETLYNAEIYKVLGVTEKKPYILQDEEKIHGFFDYFCLIKSIRNSLLKYDIQTVDGVVSFKLIKKLYAIDQVTPNLNLFPKLTFAHINPYGVDKMNVTLATQLLSHSVAVGIEKAINHKLFGTDPHPSALKCVKATQNFIQRMNDLFDEFNHRSQYEITSEDRTSQNYIEKINNLKDHLKYIYSLEQRDMINLPFKSDLILTTKSMINFYQDLFRKHKSLDINLLGNLNQDALNTFLCDLRKVSPTENEVQTLVMSSRREFEQLYKSHEFATIPNRYDNLEQPALQIEDFIEEVGE; this is encoded by the exons ATGCCTAAGAAGAAGAAATGTCGTGTCCGAAACTGCAAAAATGACGCACGTTTCTTTGCTTTTCCGAAGAATCCAGTAATGGTTAAGATCTGGAGGGAAAATTTAGGAATCCAACCAGGCCAAAACCTTCCAGAACAAAATTCATTTGTATGCATTCAGCATTTCGAAGAATACGCTGTgggttcaaaattattaaaacgtgGTGCGATTCCTACCTTAAAACTGG GCTACGACGGCCCTCCCCCACATAGCTTCCAACTCGAAAGGAAAGGAGGCGGCCGTTACTGCTGCATTAAAAATTGTCCTGGAGACGAAAACCCGACTTTGTTTGCTTTTCGCCGCTATGACGATAGTTGGTACAAGGCTTGCAACATAACCCGAACAAATCATGCACTTTACATTTGCGGACGTCATTTCGACAAAagctttataacaaaaaatagatTACGACCTGAAGCTTTTCCTACGTTGAACTTATTTCCACAACCAACAAGTACTCCGCCCAGCAAACCCAATGAAAACATGGACATTAAGCGGAACTGCTGCATCGAAAACTGCGTTACGGATGGAAGTTTAGCGTTGTTCTCATTCCCTAAAATGAAGGATGTCCGCATGAGATGGATGAAAACCTGCGGGATAACTCCGTCGGAAAATAGTGAACTGTATATTTGTGCTCGTCATTTTCATTCAAGTTTTCttacaaataacaacaaaacattAGGACCCGGAGCAGTACCTTCATTGAAATTAGATTCACAACCTACAGGACGCCTTCCTACATTGCAAAACAGTATGCCCTCAAGAACCAAATTGCCATTAGAATTTGAACAGCATTATTTCTTAGAAAGCAAAAGACAACGTCGGGGTTCACAAGACACCGATGTGGCTTCGTTTATAAGCGAACATGAGGAATTAATTTACAATATTCAGAAATCCGGAAAAAGTTTAGATGCAGCATCAGTTGAATGTGATGATGAGCAAATTACTAGAGACATAAATGATACAGTAGTTGCAAGCGATGCTCCTAAAATAAATAGTCCTATTTGTTCGAATCATGCTTCTCTAAGTAATAATTTGGAATTGTCTAAAATGCAAATATCATACAAAAATGATCAAGAACATTTTGAAAAGAGACTAGCAGAATTAGAAGCTCGCATAGAGTTCCAGTCACACAAATGTAATCATGAACATTTTGAAAAGAGAATCGCTGAGTTAGAGGCTCAAATCAAATTTCAATCGCAAATTACGCAGAAATGCGATCATGAACATTTCGAAAAGAAAATCACCGCGTTAGAGGCGCGACTTGAATTCCAATTAAAACACCCACAAAGAGGCGatgatgaatattttgaaaagaaaatctcTGACTTAACGAGTCAAATCGTATCTTTAAAATCGAAATACCACAGTTTAGTGCATCGGGCAATAATCCCAACTGATGCAAGTGAAGATGCAATCACTTTTGCCAAAATGATTGTTGATCCcgcaaaaaaatgttatgacGAAAAAGAGAAATACTTGGCACAGAATTTAACTTACATTTCGTCCAAGTCCTATGATTATATGCGTGAGGACTTAGGATTCAATATGCCACACAAATCAATTCTTCAGCGATGGCGCCCGAATGCCAGCTCGATTATATCTGGAATTGATGATGATGCCTCTGAAACTTTGAAAACAATTGTTAGTCGCATGTCCGAAAGCGAGCGTTTATGTCAAATTATGTTCGATGAAATCGATATCGTGAAAGCAGAGTCACCAAGCAGTAAAAAGACCTACGGTTCTAAAGCAAGCAAACACTCTAAATGTTGCTTCTTCATGGTTAAAGGATTATTTAGCGATTGGAAATATATGCTACCATATTACATAGGAAAAAAGGGCTTTAGTGCTTTCAGTTTACTACGTTCCTTGAATCAAAATCTTGATTTCGCTAAATCAGTAGGCCTCAAAGTTAAGGCAATTGTGTGTGCCGAAACACTTTATAACGCTGAGATATATAAAGTTCTAGGGGTGACTGAAAAAAAACCCTACATTTTacaagatgaagaaaaaattcatgGTTTCTTCgactatttttgtttaattaagtcTATTCGAAATAGTTTACTGAAATACGATATACAAACCGTCGATGGTGTGGTTAGCTTTAAATTGATCAAGAAGTTATACGCAATTGATCAGGTTACTCCCAATCTGAATCTATTTCCTAAACTCACCTTTGCCCATATAAACCCGTATGGTGTTGACAAAATGAACGTTACTTTGGCGACACAATTGCTGAGTCACTCAGTCGCTGTTGGCATCGAAAAGGCCATCAACCACAAACTATTTGGAACTGACCCACATCCAAGTGCTTTAAAATGTGTCAAGGCAACTCAAAACTTTATTCAACGTATGAATGACCTGTTTGATGAGTTCAACCATAGAAGCCAATATGAGATAACAAGTGAGGACCGAACGAGCCAAAACtacatagaaaaaattaataatttaaaagatcatttaaaatatatatattcattgGAACAACGCGATATGATAAATCTGCCATTTAAATctgatttaattttaacaacCAAATCAATGATCAACTTTTACCAAGATCTCTTCAGAAAACACAAATCTTTAGACATTAATCTTCTCGGCAATTTAAATCAAGATGcgctaaatacatttttgtgtgATCTACGTAAAGTGAGTCCTACAGAAAATGAGGTTCAAACACTTGTAATGAGTTCACGAAGAGAATTTGAGCAATTATACAAAAGTCATGAATTTGCTACTATACCAAATCGCTACGATAACTTAGAACAGCCAGCACTACAAATTGAAGATTTTATAGAAGAAGTGGGCGAATAA
- the LOC128868430 gene encoding uncharacterized protein LOC128868430, whose amino-acid sequence MGKRMAVIEAKHVTPVTRIIRKRKRNSAGVTAGSEVIAESVKAQRRGNYWHESDDEDSSSNDATNVTPLMRNQSTKQANNSSILLSANTSVNESPKPVYTLLPSVVNGTIMYDLMQKPWRLGKPIGKGNFGEIFLASDNITMPVNNENAKFVVKIEPHSNGPLFVEIHCLMNTAKDNSNHLKEENDNMNRQQDIAASLPQNPPSGIPKYIASGSHYFGDARYRFLVLQRFDRDLHSIIKNCRVHQKSVLTLAIQIVNVLENLHGKGYCHNDVKAQNLMISKCKYYKKQTATAPVTTGNGKSSRSNLKSSKYDEHYEEKQQTTDSGNSSEQEVNDDDEDDDDDADFVVKRNMFADEDEDEDFDDGETTNSNNSNSVDNYVTPVSRNRKRRPRTSVVEYSGSNPVRSCRRQKRNSIYEEMVKSHYLRPTKRISYSEFFTEDGISIKDDTADSKSITSDDDSEEFIPRSARRLAAIKKSSHSSITYVSTTTKRLTRRQEKLINSLNASKHLHSDTSNSNLTTTAVAESLVAVEEERIFLIDFGLASKFMDNGVHRPFVMDQRRAHDGTLEFTSRDAHMGAHSRRSDLECLGYNLIFWSQGYLPWKDAATQHQQEKVHRAKEYLMTDVREMLKQIYGKQVPKYLGEFLHQVGQLAYHDRPDYARYRRLFEREFQQLGYSLAELRLDSDEIARSCVRVKEEIENKNDIFEMNKLNGNAAWSIMKNLSVGTPFHERTLSNRVSPKNLRSKSDKKSLKKKKFSWAEILSQDPDQIARERAEKEFDREEELSEVQQAVVRRYEGKPTYAILEIQQRLRSSGRLVEENGNSQQEDNENQTDEDEDEDNDDQEQEEDDEEEEVMEIDAEEDCDDENDDDDVDTDATDPMLNGGHNTRAHNTRSTRVKVSKASELECRIRSSGKQRSKCTIKTTVTASKLRTSNNSTITASKPATKSSSKRASANAKRSNRKGCTNDRMQNNGHATGNSSSVSGRPERRTRRCLIKTETEVEDLMDQQESNSNFSPDVCSLFNVWSKINNENIYYRGSNAATAASTRHCKK is encoded by the exons ATGGGCAAACGCATGGCGGTCATTGAGGCGAAGCATGTAACGCCAGTTACACGTATTATACGCAAACGTAAGAGAAACTCCGCAGGAGTAACAGCTGGGTCCGAGGTGATCGCAGAAAGTGTCAAAGCTCAACGCAGAGGTAACTACTGGCACGAAAGCGATGATGAGGACTCGTCTTCAAATGATGCCACAAATGTTACACCACTGATGAGAAATCAGTCTACGAAACAAGCAAACAACTCGTCGATTCTACTTAGCGCAAACACGTCAGTAAATGAATCCCCAAAGCCAGTGTATACTCTATTGCCATCCGTAGTTAATGGTACTATTATGTATGACCTGATGCAGAAGCCTTGGCGTCTTGGCAAACCTATTG GTAAGGGAAATTTTGGTGAGATTTTTTTGGCTTCAGATAACATCACCATGCCGGTAAATAATGAGAATGCAAAATTCGTAGTAAAAATCGAACCGCATTCAAATGGACCATTGTTTGTTGAAATTCATTGCTTGATGAATACTGCCAAAGATAACT CTAACCATTTGAAAGAGGAAAACGATAATATGAATAGGCAGCAAGATATTGCAGCATCATTGCCGCAAAATCCGCCATCGGGTATACCAAAATACATTGCATCAGGCTCACATTATTTTGGAGACGCTCGTTACCGTTTTCTAGTACTGCAGCGATTTGATCGCGACTTACActccataataaaaaattgtcgtgTGCACCAGAAGTCTGTGCTAACGCTAGCTATACAGATTGTTAATGTTTTGGAAAATCTACATGGCAAAGGTTATTGTCACAATGACGTCAAAGCGCAAAACCTTATGATTTCCAAATGCaagtattataaaaaacaaactgcaACTGCTCCGGTAACTACGGGCAATGGCAAATCGTCACGTTCTAATCTAAAGTCTTCAAAATACGATGAACACTACGAGGAAAAGCAACAGACTACCGACAGTGGCAATAGTTCAGAGCAAGAAGTAAACGATGATGATGAGGACGATGACGATGATGCTGATTTCGTTGTAAAGCGGAATATGTTTGCAGACGAGGATGAGGATGAAGACTTTGATGATGGCGAAACTACCAAtagcaacaatagcaacagtGTCGACAATTATGTAACACCTGTCAGTCGTAATCGCAAACGTCGTCCACGCACTTCCGTGGTGGAATATAGTGGATCGAATCcg GTACGCTCATGTCGTCGACAGAAACGAAATTCCATCTATGAGGAGATGGTGAAGTCACATTATTTACGCCCCACAAAACGTATTagttattcagagttctttACCGAGGATGGTATTTCAATAAAGGATGACACAGCTGACTCAAAGTCTATAACATCTGATGATGATTCCGAAGAATTTATACCACGTTCCGCTCGTCGTTTGGCGGCTATTAAAAAGTCCAGTCATTCTTCAATTACCTACGtatctacaacaacaaaacgtttGACGCGACGTCAAGAGAAACTCATTAATAGTTTGAATGCCAGCAAGCATTTGCATAGCGACACCAGCAACTCCAACTTAACGACAACTGCCGTCGCAGAATCGCTTGTAGCCGTCGAAGAAGAACGTATCTTCCTTATTGATTTCGGTTTAGCCTCCAAATTTATGGATAACGGTGTACACCGTCCTTTTGTAATGGATCAGCGCCGAGCACATGATGGCACTTTGGAATTTACATCCCGTGATGCACATATGGGCGCACATTCACGCCGTAGCGACCTAGAATGTTTGGGATACAACTTGATATTCTGGTCTCAAGGTTACTTGCCATGGAAAGATGCTGCAACACAGCATCAGCAGGAAAAGGTGCATCGGGCCAAGGAGTACCTGATGACCGATGTGCGTGAAATGTTGAAACAAATCTATGGCAAACAGGTTCCTAAATATTTGGGGGAATTTCTACATCAAGTAGGCCAGTTAGCCTACCACGACCGACCGGATTATGCACGATATCGTCGCTTGTTCGAACGTGAATTTCAACAGCTCGGATATTCACTAGCTGAACTGCGCTTGGACAGCGACGAAATTGCTCGCAGTTGTGTGCGAGTAAAAGAGGAAATCGAGAACAAAAACGACATATTTGAAATGAATAAGCTTAACGGTAATGCAGCATGGAGTATTATGAAGAACTTGTCAGTAGGCACACCATTCCATGAGCGCACTCTGTCCAATCGGGTGTCGCCAAAAAATTTGAGGTCTAAATCTGACAAGAAatctttgaaaaagaaaaagttctcaTGGGCTGAGATTTTGTCACAAGATCCCGATCAGATCGCACGTGAGCGTGCAGAGAAAGAATTCGATCGCGAAGAGGAACTGAGTGAAGTTCAACAAGCAGTAGTCCGTCGTTATGAGGGAAAACCAACATATGCTATACTTGAAATACAACAGCGTCTCAGGTCGAGCGGCAGGTTGGTAGAGGAGAATGGTAATTCACAACAAGAAGATAATGAAAACCAGACcgatgaagatgaagacgaagacAATGATGACCAGGAGCAGGAGGAGGATGATGAGGAGGAG GAAGTAATGGAGATAGACGCCGAAGAAGATTGTGATGATGAAAACGATGATGATGACGTAGACACAGATGCCACGGACCCTATGCTTAACGGTGGACATAATACGCGCGCACACAACACCAGGTCGACTAGAGTTAAAGTGTCTAAAGCGTCAGAATTGGAATGTCGCATTCGAAGTAGTGGAAAGCAACGTTCCAAATGTACAATCAAAACAACAGTGACTGCGTCCAAATTAAGAACAAGTAATAATAGCACAATAACAGCAAGTAAGCCTGCCACGAAATCTAGTAGTAAACGTGCTAGTGCCAATGCAAAGCGTAGCAATCGAAAGGGTTGCACTAATGATAGAATGCAAAATAACGGTCATGCCACTGGTAATAGCAGCAGTGTAAGTGGAAGGCCGGAACGACGTACGCGTCGTTGCCTAATTAAGACTGAGACAGAGGTGGAAGATCTAATGGATCAACAGGAAAGTAATTCAAATTTCAGCCCGGATGTTTGTAGTTTATTTAACGTATGGAGCAAAATCAATAACGAAAACATCTATTATCGAGGCAGTAATGCCGCAACGGCAGCATCAACCCGACACTGTAAGAAGTGA
- the LOC128868431 gene encoding uncharacterized protein LOC128868431 isoform X2 translates to MRKCRVSGCGSKNQGVRLFSLPQNPVEAEKWRENMRFSKTDYLPPYNTYVCTRHFEDKAMTSRVLRNGGIPTLNLGYDGPPPHSFQLERKGGGRYCCIKNCPGDENPTLFAFRRYDDSWYKACNITRTNHALYICGRHFDKSFITKNRLRPEAFPTLNLFPQPTSTPPSKPNENMDIKRNCCIENCVTDGSLALFSFPKMKDVRMRWMKTCGITPSENSELYICARHFHSSFLTNNNKTLGPGAVPSLKLDSQPTGRLPTLQNSMPSRTKLPLEFEQHYFLESKRQRRGSQDTDVASFISEHEELIYNIQKSGKSLDAASVECDDEQITRDINDTVVASDAPKINSPICSNHASLSNNLELSKMQISYKNDQEHFEKRLAELEARIEFQSHKCNHEHFEKRIAELEAQIKFQSQITQKCDHEHFEKKITALEARLEFQLKHPQRGDDEYFEKKISDLTSQIVSLKSKYHSLVHRAIIPTDASEDAITFAKMIVDPAKKCYDEKEKYLAQNLTYISSKSYDYMREDLGFNMPHKSILQRWRPNASSIISGIDDDASETLKTIVSRMSESERLCQIMFDEIDIVKAESPSSKKTYGSKASKHSKCCFFMVKGLFSDWKYMLPYYIGKKGFSAFSLLRSLNQNLDFAKSVGLKVKAIVCAETLYNAEIYKVLGVTEKKPYILQDEEKIHGFFDYFCLIKSIRNSLLKYDIQTVDGVVSFKLIKKLYAIDQVTPNLNLFPKLTFAHINPYGVDKMNVTLATQLLSHSVAVGIEKAINHKLFGTDPHPSALKCVKATQNFIQRMNDLFDEFNHRSQYEITSEDRTSQNYIEKINNLKDHLKYIYSLEQRDMINLPFKSDLILTTKSMINFYQDLFRKHKSLDINLLGNLNQDALNTFLCDLRKVSPTENEVQTLVMSSRREFEQLYKSHEFATIPNRYDNLEQPALQIEDFIEEVGE, encoded by the exons ATGCGCAAATGCCGTGTTTCCGGGTGTGGTTCTAAAAATCAAGGTGTGCGTTTGTTTTCTTTACCACAGAATCCAGTAGAAGCCGAGAAGTGGAGAGAAAATATGCGATTCTCAAAAACGGATTACCTGCCACCCTACAATACTTATGTATGCACTCGGCATTTTGAGGATAAAGCTATGACTTCAAGAGTATTAAGAAATGGTGGGATTCCCACTCTTAACCTAG GCTACGACGGCCCTCCCCCACATAGCTTCCAACTCGAAAGGAAAGGAGGCGGCCGTTACTGCTGCATTAAAAATTGTCCTGGAGACGAAAACCCGACTTTGTTTGCTTTTCGCCGCTATGACGATAGTTGGTACAAGGCTTGCAACATAACCCGAACAAATCATGCACTTTACATTTGCGGACGTCATTTCGACAAAagctttataacaaaaaatagatTACGACCTGAAGCTTTTCCTACGTTGAACTTATTTCCACAACCAACAAGTACTCCGCCCAGCAAACCCAATGAAAACATGGACATTAAGCGGAACTGCTGCATCGAAAACTGCGTTACGGATGGAAGTTTAGCGTTGTTCTCATTCCCTAAAATGAAGGATGTCCGCATGAGATGGATGAAAACCTGCGGGATAACTCCGTCGGAAAATAGTGAACTGTATATTTGTGCTCGTCATTTTCATTCAAGTTTTCttacaaataacaacaaaacattAGGACCCGGAGCAGTACCTTCATTGAAATTAGATTCACAACCTACAGGACGCCTTCCTACATTGCAAAACAGTATGCCCTCAAGAACCAAATTGCCATTAGAATTTGAACAGCATTATTTCTTAGAAAGCAAAAGACAACGTCGGGGTTCACAAGACACCGATGTGGCTTCGTTTATAAGCGAACATGAGGAATTAATTTACAATATTCAGAAATCCGGAAAAAGTTTAGATGCAGCATCAGTTGAATGTGATGATGAGCAAATTACTAGAGACATAAATGATACAGTAGTTGCAAGCGATGCTCCTAAAATAAATAGTCCTATTTGTTCGAATCATGCTTCTCTAAGTAATAATTTGGAATTGTCTAAAATGCAAATATCATACAAAAATGATCAAGAACATTTTGAAAAGAGACTAGCAGAATTAGAAGCTCGCATAGAGTTCCAGTCACACAAATGTAATCATGAACATTTTGAAAAGAGAATCGCTGAGTTAGAGGCTCAAATCAAATTTCAATCGCAAATTACGCAGAAATGCGATCATGAACATTTCGAAAAGAAAATCACCGCGTTAGAGGCGCGACTTGAATTCCAATTAAAACACCCACAAAGAGGCGatgatgaatattttgaaaagaaaatctcTGACTTAACGAGTCAAATCGTATCTTTAAAATCGAAATACCACAGTTTAGTGCATCGGGCAATAATCCCAACTGATGCAAGTGAAGATGCAATCACTTTTGCCAAAATGATTGTTGATCCcgcaaaaaaatgttatgacGAAAAAGAGAAATACTTGGCACAGAATTTAACTTACATTTCGTCCAAGTCCTATGATTATATGCGTGAGGACTTAGGATTCAATATGCCACACAAATCAATTCTTCAGCGATGGCGCCCGAATGCCAGCTCGATTATATCTGGAATTGATGATGATGCCTCTGAAACTTTGAAAACAATTGTTAGTCGCATGTCCGAAAGCGAGCGTTTATGTCAAATTATGTTCGATGAAATCGATATCGTGAAAGCAGAGTCACCAAGCAGTAAAAAGACCTACGGTTCTAAAGCAAGCAAACACTCTAAATGTTGCTTCTTCATGGTTAAAGGATTATTTAGCGATTGGAAATATATGCTACCATATTACATAGGAAAAAAGGGCTTTAGTGCTTTCAGTTTACTACGTTCCTTGAATCAAAATCTTGATTTCGCTAAATCAGTAGGCCTCAAAGTTAAGGCAATTGTGTGTGCCGAAACACTTTATAACGCTGAGATATATAAAGTTCTAGGGGTGACTGAAAAAAAACCCTACATTTTacaagatgaagaaaaaattcatgGTTTCTTCgactatttttgtttaattaagtcTATTCGAAATAGTTTACTGAAATACGATATACAAACCGTCGATGGTGTGGTTAGCTTTAAATTGATCAAGAAGTTATACGCAATTGATCAGGTTACTCCCAATCTGAATCTATTTCCTAAACTCACCTTTGCCCATATAAACCCGTATGGTGTTGACAAAATGAACGTTACTTTGGCGACACAATTGCTGAGTCACTCAGTCGCTGTTGGCATCGAAAAGGCCATCAACCACAAACTATTTGGAACTGACCCACATCCAAGTGCTTTAAAATGTGTCAAGGCAACTCAAAACTTTATTCAACGTATGAATGACCTGTTTGATGAGTTCAACCATAGAAGCCAATATGAGATAACAAGTGAGGACCGAACGAGCCAAAACtacatagaaaaaattaataatttaaaagatcatttaaaatatatatattcattgGAACAACGCGATATGATAAATCTGCCATTTAAATctgatttaattttaacaacCAAATCAATGATCAACTTTTACCAAGATCTCTTCAGAAAACACAAATCTTTAGACATTAATCTTCTCGGCAATTTAAATCAAGATGcgctaaatacatttttgtgtgATCTACGTAAAGTGAGTCCTACAGAAAATGAGGTTCAAACACTTGTAATGAGTTCACGAAGAGAATTTGAGCAATTATACAAAAGTCATGAATTTGCTACTATACCAAATCGCTACGATAACTTAGAACAGCCAGCACTACAAATTGAAGATTTTATAGAAGAAGTGGGCGAATAA